The following are encoded in a window of Mannheimia varigena genomic DNA:
- the cysD gene encoding sulfate adenylyltransferase subunit CysD, with translation MSVNNKIENGHLDWLEAESIHIIREVVAECSNPALLFSGGKDSVVLLALARKAFQLEGRELVLPFPLVHIDTGHNYPEVIQFRDEQVAKLKAKLVVGHVENSIAKGTVVLRKETDSRNAAQAVTLLETIEAQGFDALMGGARRDEEKARAKERIFSFRDEFGQWDPKAQRPELWSLYNAKLHKGENMRVFPISNWTELDIWQYIERENLELPSIYYAHEREVVERNGLLVPVTPLTPKQVSEESKLVSVRFRTVGDISCTCPVASTAATPADIIKETAVAEISERSATRMDDRTSESAMEQRKKQGYF, from the coding sequence ATGTCAGTAAACAATAAGATTGAAAACGGTCATTTAGATTGGCTTGAAGCAGAATCAATTCATATTATCCGTGAAGTTGTAGCCGAGTGCAGCAATCCTGCTCTGCTCTTTTCGGGCGGTAAAGATTCTGTGGTATTGCTTGCCCTTGCTCGTAAAGCGTTCCAATTAGAAGGGCGTGAATTGGTGCTGCCTTTTCCATTAGTGCATATTGACACAGGTCATAACTATCCAGAAGTGATCCAATTTCGTGATGAGCAAGTCGCAAAATTAAAAGCAAAATTAGTTGTTGGACACGTTGAAAATTCTATTGCGAAAGGCACTGTAGTTTTGCGTAAAGAGACCGATTCTCGCAATGCTGCCCAAGCGGTTACTTTATTAGAAACCATTGAAGCACAAGGATTTGATGCCCTAATGGGTGGAGCTCGACGAGATGAAGAAAAAGCCCGAGCTAAAGAACGAATTTTCTCATTCCGTGATGAATTCGGACAATGGGATCCTAAAGCTCAACGCCCTGAATTGTGGTCTCTCTACAATGCTAAATTGCATAAAGGCGAAAATATGCGTGTATTCCCAATCTCTAACTGGACGGAATTGGACATTTGGCAATATATCGAACGAGAAAATCTTGAACTACCGAGTATTTATTACGCTCACGAACGTGAGGTTGTTGAACGCAATGGTTTATTAGTGCCTGTTACACCACTTACGCCAAAACAGGTAAGCGAAGAAAGTAAGCTCGTTTCGGTGCGTTTCCGTACTGTAGGCGATATTAGTTGTACTTGCCCTGTTGCGAGTACGGCAGCTACTCCTGCTGATATTATCAAAGAAACCGCTGTTGCGGAAATTTCAGAACGTAGTGCAACCCGAATGGACGACAGAACATCTGAATCTGCAATGGAACAACGTAAAAAACAAGGTTATTTCTAA
- a CDS encoding assimilatory sulfite reductase (NADPH) flavoprotein subunit has product MTNTTDIPLSPDLEHLIQGLDNLQLAWLSGYAWAKAKDGSNDFTVPVQNQTSEVAKALKVTVLSASQTGNAKLVANKLTETLNTAGVTAVHHSLSNYKAKNISDEDIVILVTSTQGDGEPPEEGMVLYKFLNGKKAPKLDRLQFAVLGLGDSSYPNFCQAGKDFDSQLAKLGASRLLDRTDADLEFQTTTDSWIEHITAVLKEKSTQKSVAITSSTQKTAVVSSKFMKENPFPATLLTNQRITDSTAQKDVRHLEFDLSGSNLTYQAGDALGVWFDNDPELVQAFLNAVGLNGEEEVIVAEQTRSLRSALLTYLDLTKASLPFVKSYAEFANNPELTDIVADNDKVANLIATRAIIDIIEQYPTTLKAEQLVSLLRPLTPRLYSISSSQSEVGDEVHLSVGVVRFEHNGKVRSGAASSYLADRVEEDGTVRVFVEHNDNFRLPQDNTKPIIMIGSGTGIAPYRAFLQQRANDDASGQNWLIFGNQHFTKDFLYQTEWQQFKKDGYLHKYSFAWSRDQAEKIYVQDKIRENAEAIWAWLQEGAYVYVCGDATRMAKDVEQALLDVIEQQGKFSRDDAEEYLSELAEAKRYQRDIY; this is encoded by the coding sequence ATGACAAACACAACTGACATTCCGTTATCACCCGATTTAGAACATTTAATTCAGGGGCTAGATAACCTTCAATTAGCTTGGCTATCAGGCTATGCTTGGGCAAAAGCAAAAGATGGTAGTAACGATTTTACTGTACCTGTTCAAAATCAAACTAGTGAGGTAGCAAAGGCATTAAAAGTTACGGTGCTTTCAGCTTCACAAACAGGTAATGCAAAATTGGTTGCCAATAAATTAACGGAAACATTGAACACCGCTGGGGTTACTGCGGTACACCATTCACTGAGTAACTATAAAGCTAAAAATATTAGTGATGAAGACATTGTCATTTTAGTTACCTCTACACAAGGAGATGGTGAGCCACCAGAAGAAGGCATGGTACTATATAAATTCCTAAATGGTAAAAAAGCACCAAAATTAGACCGCTTGCAATTTGCCGTGCTTGGTTTAGGTGATAGTTCCTATCCTAATTTCTGCCAAGCAGGTAAGGACTTTGATAGCCAATTAGCTAAATTGGGTGCAAGCCGATTATTAGATCGTACCGATGCCGATTTGGAATTTCAAACCACCACTGACTCTTGGATTGAACATATCACAGCGGTGTTAAAAGAAAAATCGACTCAGAAAAGCGTTGCTATCACATCAAGTACACAAAAAACAGCCGTTGTTAGCTCTAAATTTATGAAAGAAAATCCATTTCCTGCAACATTATTAACCAATCAGAGAATTACGGATTCAACTGCACAGAAAGATGTTCGCCATCTTGAGTTTGATTTATCAGGTTCAAATTTAACCTATCAAGCAGGCGATGCATTAGGCGTGTGGTTTGATAACGATCCTGAATTAGTGCAAGCCTTCTTAAATGCTGTGGGCTTAAATGGCGAAGAAGAGGTGATTGTTGCAGAACAAACAAGAAGTTTACGCTCTGCCTTATTAACCTACTTAGATTTAACCAAAGCATCGCTTCCATTTGTAAAAAGTTATGCTGAATTTGCCAACAACCCAGAATTAACTGACATTGTAGCTGATAATGACAAAGTAGCTAATTTAATAGCAACTCGAGCCATTATTGATATTATCGAGCAATATCCGACAACACTAAAAGCAGAACAATTAGTTAGTCTATTACGTCCACTCACACCTCGTTTATATTCAATTTCCTCATCACAATCAGAAGTGGGTGATGAGGTACATTTAAGCGTGGGAGTCGTGCGATTTGAACATAACGGCAAGGTTCGTTCAGGTGCAGCATCAAGCTATTTGGCAGATCGTGTGGAAGAAGATGGTACAGTTCGTGTTTTCGTAGAACACAACGATAATTTCCGCCTACCGCAAGATAATACCAAGCCGATTATTATGATTGGCTCTGGCACAGGCATTGCCCCATACCGAGCGTTCCTTCAACAACGTGCTAATGATGATGCAAGCGGTCAAAATTGGCTGATTTTTGGCAATCAGCATTTCACGAAAGATTTCCTTTACCAAACAGAATGGCAGCAGTTTAAAAAAGATGGCTACTTGCACAAATATAGTTTTGCGTGGTCTCGTGATCAGGCAGAGAAAATCTATGTGCAGGACAAAATCCGTGAAAACGCAGAAGCTATCTGGGCTTGGTTACAAGAAGGGGCTTATGTTTATGTATGTGGCGATGCCACTCGTATGGCAAAAGATGTGGAACAAGCCTTACTTGATGTGATTGAACAGCAAGGCAAATTCAGCCGTGATGATGCAGAAGAATACCTGAGCGAATTAGCTGAAGCAAAACGCTACCAACGTGATATTTATTAA
- the cysI gene encoding assimilatory sulfite reductase (NADPH) hemoprotein subunit: MTKKEQKGLEWKAKPLSDNERLKTESNYLRGTILQDLEDQLSGGFTGDNFQLIRFHGMYEQDDRDIRAERLDQKLEPLKFMMLRCRLPGGIIKPEQWIEIDKFAREHNHYQSIRLTNRQTFQYHGVPKTKLQDVHRLLHKLGLDSIATAADMNRNVLCSSNPVESELHQEAYEWAKRISEHLLPRTRGYLDVWIDGKKIESSEDLLKLQEDEPILGKTYLPRKYKTAVALPPLNDVDLYSNDMNFVGIKDEKTGKLAGFNVLVGGGLSFEHGNTKTYPNIALELGFVPVEHTLKAAECVVTTQRDFGNRADRKNARVRYTVQNMSLDGFRAEVEERMGFKFEPSRPFEFTERGDRIGWVKGIDNKWHLTCFVESGRLVDTPEFPLMTGMLEIAKVHKGDFRITANQNIIIANVAKEDKAQIENIARQYGLMRDITKLRENAMSCVAFPTCPLAMAEAERILPAFIDELDKILADHSVSDETIVTRITGCPNGCGRAMLAEIGLVGKAVGRYNLHLGGNIAGTRIPRLYRENITLTEILNELDPLIGQWAKERETNEAFGDFVIRKGIITPVINPVVDFWDASKAIIPTQAI, translated from the coding sequence ATGACGAAGAAAGAACAAAAAGGCTTAGAGTGGAAAGCTAAACCATTGTCTGACAACGAACGCTTAAAAACCGAAAGTAACTACTTGCGTGGAACGATTTTACAAGATTTAGAAGACCAGCTCAGCGGTGGTTTTACGGGCGATAATTTCCAGCTTATTCGCTTTCACGGTATGTATGAGCAAGACGACCGAGATATTCGTGCCGAGCGTTTGGATCAGAAATTAGAACCGCTCAAATTTATGATGTTGCGTTGCCGTTTACCAGGTGGGATCATCAAACCTGAGCAGTGGATTGAGATTGATAAATTCGCTCGTGAGCATAATCACTATCAGTCTATTCGTTTAACTAACCGCCAGACTTTCCAATATCACGGCGTTCCTAAAACTAAACTACAAGATGTTCATCGCTTGCTACATAAATTAGGTTTAGACTCGATTGCAACAGCGGCTGATATGAACCGTAATGTACTCTGCTCTTCCAACCCGGTGGAATCTGAACTACATCAAGAGGCGTATGAATGGGCAAAACGCATTTCCGAGCATTTACTGCCCCGTACTCGTGGCTATTTAGATGTTTGGATTGATGGTAAAAAAATTGAAAGTTCTGAAGATCTATTAAAACTGCAAGAAGATGAGCCAATTTTAGGTAAAACCTATTTACCTAGAAAATATAAAACTGCTGTCGCTCTACCACCTCTCAATGATGTAGACTTATACAGTAACGATATGAACTTTGTCGGCATTAAAGATGAAAAAACCGGTAAGTTAGCAGGCTTTAATGTGTTAGTTGGCGGTGGGCTTTCGTTTGAACATGGTAACACAAAAACTTACCCGAATATTGCTTTAGAACTTGGTTTTGTACCTGTAGAACATACGCTTAAAGCGGCAGAATGTGTTGTTACAACCCAGCGTGATTTCGGTAACCGAGCTGATCGTAAAAATGCCCGTGTTCGCTATACTGTGCAGAATATGAGCTTAGATGGTTTTAGAGCCGAAGTGGAAGAACGAATGGGCTTTAAGTTCGAGCCAAGCCGTCCGTTTGAATTTACCGAGCGAGGCGACCGTATCGGCTGGGTAAAAGGCATTGACAATAAATGGCACTTAACTTGTTTTGTTGAAAGTGGGCGTTTAGTTGATACCCCTGAATTTCCACTAATGACGGGTATGCTAGAAATTGCCAAAGTGCATAAAGGGGATTTCCGTATCACAGCGAATCAAAATATCATTATTGCAAATGTGGCAAAAGAAGATAAAGCCCAAATTGAAAATATCGCTCGCCAATACGGCTTAATGCGAGACATTACTAAACTGCGTGAAAATGCGATGTCTTGCGTGGCATTCCCAACTTGCCCGTTAGCAATGGCAGAAGCAGAGCGGATTTTACCTGCCTTTATTGATGAGCTGGATAAAATTTTAGCGGATCACAGTGTGTCTGATGAAACCATCGTTACTCGTATTACAGGTTGCCCGAACGGCTGTGGACGTGCGATGTTGGCAGAAATTGGCTTAGTTGGAAAAGCGGTTGGGCGTTACAATCTTCATTTAGGCGGTAACATTGCGGGTACCAGAATTCCCCGTTTGTATCGTGAAAATATCACGCTTACGGAAATACTCAATGAACTTGATCCACTGATCGGGCAATGGGCAAAAGAGCGAGAAACAAACGAAGCCTTTGGTGATTTTGTTATCCGAAAAGGTATTATTACCCCTGTTATCAACCCTGTAGTCGATTTCTGGGACGCTTCCAAAGCAATTATTCCAACTCAAGCGATTTAA
- a CDS encoding YdgA family protein: MKLSKIALSVVTVIGVVVVGGSWYTGKQVEEKYQDLVVQANNQLKQLSGEFGANIELKDVQIDRHFFSSDAKYRLEVDFGDGEKLDFIGNDKLHHGPLPLNRLAKLNLAPVMMSAESKLQAPEPFKKLMGEHIGSGVANISYSGDVKGHFDVSPIKYSDETGVLETTPIKMQYSYDQKAKGIDSSVELDNVKVTAEELDLQIQGVSYEMQTENNENYPHLTLGKGNGKVKAIEFKSKEGELSQIKDIVVKGDSLLKGDRVVSTGDLEAASFNIEGVEMGKLKMDMAYDFDAKLTNDITPLLSRPEGFEDPQTTELLMQLLAKSVKFHLNNFSLENGKGKVDLALLLNIAQIDPQNIGNTQEVLKALSTSKFTSNINRQYAEDIIRQISMVKEKLSEEEAKAAAKQQVDAIFLNAGAEQYGLRKVDENNVKIELSIKNEKLILNGRELTEDEIQMALFVIMMGAGSLGQ, translated from the coding sequence ATGAAATTAAGCAAAATTGCCCTTTCAGTAGTCACAGTTATCGGTGTAGTTGTAGTTGGTGGTAGTTGGTATACAGGTAAACAAGTTGAGGAGAAATATCAAGATTTAGTGGTACAAGCAAATAATCAACTTAAACAACTTAGTGGTGAATTTGGGGCAAATATTGAGCTTAAAGATGTGCAGATAGATCGCCATTTCTTTAGCTCTGATGCGAAATATCGTTTAGAGGTGGATTTTGGCGATGGCGAAAAATTAGATTTTATCGGTAATGATAAACTTCATCACGGGCCGTTACCACTTAATCGCTTAGCGAAACTTAACCTTGCACCTGTGATGATGAGTGCAGAAAGCAAACTCCAAGCCCCTGAGCCATTTAAAAAATTAATGGGCGAACATATTGGTTCTGGTGTGGCTAATATCAGCTATTCGGGCGATGTGAAAGGGCATTTTGATGTTTCTCCAATTAAATATAGTGATGAAACAGGTGTTCTTGAAACAACGCCAATTAAGATGCAATATAGCTATGACCAAAAAGCGAAAGGAATTGATAGCAGCGTTGAGTTAGATAATGTCAAAGTAACAGCAGAAGAACTTGATTTGCAAATTCAAGGTGTTTCTTATGAAATGCAAACCGAGAACAATGAAAACTATCCACATCTAACTTTAGGAAAAGGTAACGGTAAAGTTAAAGCCATTGAATTTAAGTCTAAAGAGGGCGAGTTATCGCAAATTAAAGATATTGTGGTTAAAGGCGATAGCTTATTAAAAGGTGATCGTGTAGTGTCTACGGGCGATTTAGAGGCAGCATCTTTTAACATTGAAGGTGTTGAAATGGGTAAGTTAAAAATGGATATGGCATACGATTTCGATGCTAAATTAACCAATGATATTACCCCACTATTATCTAGACCTGAAGGATTTGAAGATCCGCAAACAACAGAGCTTTTAATGCAGTTGCTGGCAAAATCGGTGAAGTTCCATCTTAATAACTTCTCGCTTGAAAATGGCAAAGGTAAAGTTGATTTAGCATTATTATTGAATATAGCACAAATTGATCCGCAAAATATCGGTAATACGCAAGAGGTATTAAAAGCACTTTCAACGAGTAAATTTACTTCAAATATCAACCGTCAATATGCGGAAGATATTATTCGCCAAATCTCAATGGTAAAAGAGAAATTAAGTGAAGAAGAGGCAAAAGCCGCTGCCAAACAACAAGTTGATGCCATTTTTCTCAATGCAGGGGCTGAACAGTATGGCTTAAGAAAAGTAGATGAAAATAACGTGAAGATTGAATTATCGATTAAGAATGAGAAATTAATCTTAAATGGTCGTGAATTAACTGAAGATGAAATCCAAATGGCATTATTTGTAATTATGATGGGAGCAGGTTCGCTCGGTCAATAA